One genomic segment of Sorex araneus isolate mSorAra2 chromosome X, mSorAra2.pri, whole genome shotgun sequence includes these proteins:
- the LOC101553079 gene encoding C-type lectin domain family 4 member F, with product MLSYIMCLCGYFLYFLPPDPYFHRLAELQEAVQNLQGHVENSSTWSVGLQELTCRVDNISSQVQVFSDLLENTRAEVQKALSDQLKNAKREIQTLKEEMKEAVALNSKIQVLQGDLQKANAEIQGLKGNVEETKTLAAKIQEGNLGLVALQEALASQEQQQRTQNQLLQLILQGWKIYNGALYYFSEAKKTWQDAENFCVSWGAHLASVTSEEEQAFLITVIKDSYHWIGLTDQGTEGVWHWTDRTPFNDAQSRKFWEPNQPDNWEHGEGRTEDCVHTKQKWNDIYCNTTYQWVCKKSGGGTTPGPS from the exons ATGCTTTCCTATATAATGTGCCTCTGTGGCTACTTTCTCTACTTCCTCCCTCCAGATCCCTATTTTCACAGGCTGGCAGAATTGCAAGAGGCTGTCCAAAACCTTCAAGGCCATGTGGAAAATTCCAGCACCTGGAGTGTGGGGCTCCAGGAGTTGACTTGCAGAGTGGATAACATCAGTTCTCAGGTCCAGGTGTTCAGTGATCTGCTGGAAAACACCAGAGCTGAAGTCCAGAAG GCATTAAGTGATCAGTTGAAAAATGCCAAGAGAGAGATACAGAccctaaaagaagaaatgaaggaagctgTGGCCTTGAATTCCAAGATCCAAGTGTTACAGGGTGATTTGCAGAAGGCCAACGCTGAGATCCAGGGGTTGAAAGGGAATGTAGAAGAAACCAAAACTCTGGCTGCAAAAATCCAGGAGGGAAACCTTGGCCTGGTGGCCCTCCAGGAAGCCTTAGCATCACAGGAGCAGCAACAGCGGACACAAA ATCAACTTCTCCAACTGATACTACAAGGCTGGAAGATCTACAATGGAGCCTTGTATTACTTTTCTGAAGCCAAGAAAACTTGGCAGGATGCTGAGAATTTCTGTGTGTCCTGGGGAGCTCACCTGGCCTCGGTGACTTCTGAGGAAGAGCAG GCATTTCTGATCACAGTCATAAAGGACTCTTACCACTGGATCGGGCTCACAGACCAGGGCACGGAGGGCGTCTGGCACTGGACAGACAGAACCCCGTTCAATGATGCCCAGAGCAGAAA GTTTTGGGAACCAAATCAGCCGGACAACTGGGAGCACGGGGAAGGGAGGACAGAAGACTGTGTGCACACGAAGCAGAAGTGGAATGACATATACTGCAATACCACCTACCAGTGGGTGTGTAAGAAGTCCGGTGGAGGGACTACACCAGGCCCCAGCTGA
- the LOC101552811 gene encoding LOW QUALITY PROTEIN: C-type lectin domain family 4 member K (The sequence of the model RefSeq protein was modified relative to this genomic sequence to represent the inferred CDS: substituted 1 base at 1 genomic stop codon) — protein sequence MKAGEREEPDAHFSVVKQHVALWPREPPPKVGPSLAPRSCPTLRGAMICLMLVLVASMVLQALLYSWLQGKISDVKTNVQLLNSLVDNISTFLSELKRNRAGVEATDFQVWTVNASMNQALSKILKMETSVSQTNAQIQLLTDSWEEINTLNSQIPELRRKLEDASALNAKIHGLQRNLENMSKMFKQQTXMGSNDTLQMVSQGWKYFQGELLLFSKISKTWHSAQQFCLSRDSQLTSVTSDSEQFLYKIADEISYCIGMRKVGNLGGSHTIQQGTEFQVSPQRKPNNMGHDEHCVHLRLFALQSWNDVSCDLTYQFICKRPYTLSDA from the exons AGCCTCCTCCCAAGGTGGGCCCATCTCTGGCTCCAAGGAGCTGCCCCACGCTCCGTGGGGCAATGATCTGCCTGATGCTGGTCCTGGTTGCCTCCATGGTGTTGCAGGCCCTTCTCT ATTCCTGGCTTCAGGGGAAAATCTCAGATGTTAAGACCAATGTTCAGTTACTGAATAGTCTGGTGGACAATATAAGCACCTTCCTTTCTGAACTTAAGAGAAATAGAGCTGGTGTGGAGGCAACTGACTTTCAGGTTTGGACTGTGAATGCCAGCATGAATCAAGCGCTTTCCAAGATCTTGAAGATGGAGACCAGTGTGAGTCAAACCAATGCACAAATCCAGCTGTTAACAGACAGTTGGGAGGAAATCAATACTTTAAACTCCCAAATTCCAGAGTTAAGAAGAAAACTGGAGGATGCCAGTGCTTTGAATGCAAAGATTCATGGACTCCAGAGAAATCTGGAGAATATGAGCAAGATGTTCAAACAGCAAACTTAAATGGGATCAA ATGATACTCTACAGATGGTTTCTCAAGGCTGGAAGTACTTCCAAGGGGAActtctattattttcaaaaatctcCAAGACCTGGCACAGTGCCCAGCAGTTCTGTCTGTCCAGGGATTCACAACTGACTTCAGTGACCTCAGATAGTGAACAG TTTCTGTACAAGATTGCAGACGAGATTTCTTACTGCATTGGCATGAGAAAAGTGGGGAATCTAGGTGGATCACACACCATTCAACAAGGAACAGAGTTCCAGGTGAGCCCTCAAAG GAAACCCAACAATATGGGGCATGATGAACACTGTGTCCATTTAAGACTGTTTGCATTGCAGTCATGGAATGATGTCTCCTGTGACCTCACATACCAGTTTATCTGCAAACGGCCCTACACCCTGTCAGATGCATAG